One genomic region from Amaranthus tricolor cultivar Red isolate AtriRed21 chromosome 12, ASM2621246v1, whole genome shotgun sequence encodes:
- the LOC130828257 gene encoding GRF1-interacting factor 1 isoform X2, whose amino-acid sequence MYLAAIADSQPQPATMHSQYAPSGMMQSGAHYMQQQQQQQAQSMSPQAIMAARSSMLYSQQAYPTLQQSQALHASQMGMNSPGSSGLTMLQGEPHSSSSSGMLGGYHDFGRIKQDIGSSDGRGGSSSDGGEALYLKSGDDGN is encoded by the exons ATGTACCTCGCTGCTATCGCTGATTCCCAACCCCAACCTGCTACCATGCATTCCCAG TATGCTCCAAGTGGAATGATGCAGTCCGGGGCACACTACatgcagcagcagcagcagcagcaagcTCAATCAATGTCACCCCAAGCAATAATGGCGGCACGCTCTTCAATGCTATACAGCCAGCAAGCATACCCAACACTTCAACAGAGTCAAGCCCTGCATGCTAGCCAAATGGGGATGAACTCTCCTGGTAGCTCAGGCCTAACAATGCTGCAAGGCGAACCTCATAGTTCGTCCAGCAGTGGTATGCTCGGAGGATATCATGACTTTGGACGTATCAAGCAAGACATCGGAAGCTCAGATGGTCGTGGTGGGAGTTCAAGTGATGGCGGGGAGGCGCTCTACTTGAAGTCTGGTGATGATGGAAACTAA
- the LOC130828258 gene encoding chorismate synthase 1, chloroplastic codes for MASSLSTKTFLGSNSSSTLGSTHSSFSNLLTPPTQTQVSFRRTRRFEVQAAGSTYGNYFRVTTYGESHGGGVGCVVDGCPPRLPLCEEDLQKDLDRRRPGQSRITTPRKETDTCKIISGIADGLTTGSPIAVNVPNTDQRGHDYSEMSKAYRPSHADATYDFKYGVRSIQGGGRSSARETIGRVAAGAIAKQILKKFAGTEVLAYVSQVHKVVLPEGLINNETLTLEQVESNIVRCPDPEYAEKMIQAIDAVRVKGDSVGGVVTCIVKNAPRGLGSPVFDKLEAELAKAALSLPATKGFEFGSGFAGTFMTGSEHNDEFYMDDHGRIRTKTNRSGGIQGGISNGELIHMRIAFKPTSTIGKKQHTVTRGKEETELIARGRHDPCVVPRAVPMVEAMVALVLVDQLMAQYAQCELFPINPALQEPMELLKLDKASV; via the exons ATGGCGTCTTCTCTCTCCACTAAAACTTTCTTAGGTTCCAATTCTTCATCAACGCTCGGATCTACTCATTCATCCTTCTCTAATCTCTTAACTCCTCCGACTCAAACCCAAGTCTCCTTTCGTCGTACTCGTAGATTCG AAGTTCAAGCTGCTGGAAGCACATATGGGAATTACTTTCGTGTTACAACTTATGGAGAATCACATGGTGGTGGTGTTGGTTGTGTCGTTGATGGCTGCCCTCCCCGACTTCCCTTGTGTGAGGAAGATTTACAAAAAGATCTTGATAGAAG GAGGCCTGGTCAAAGCCGAATCACTACTCCTAGGAAAGAGACGGATACATGCAAAATAATTTCCGGCATTGCTGACG GTCTCACTACTGGATCACCAATTGCTGTAAATGTACCTAATACTGACCAAAGAGGACAT GATTATAGTGAGATGTCTAAAGCTTATAGGCCTTCGCATGCTGATGCAACCTATGATTTCAAATATGGTGTTAGGTCTATCCAG GGTGGTGGAAGATCTTCTGCCAGAGAAACTATTGGAAGAGTTGCAGCTGGAGCAATAGCTAAGCAGATACTCAAGAAGTTCGCAGGAACTGAG gTGCTTGCTTATGTATCCCAAGTGCACAAGGTTGTACTGCCAGAGGGATTGATTAACAATGAAACATTGACTCTTGAACAG GTAGAGAGTAATATTGTCAGATGCCCAGATCCGGAGTATGCTGAAAAAATGATTCAAGCTATAGATGCTGTTCGAGTTAAAGGGGATTCCGTAGGTGGTGTTGTCACTTGTATAGTTAAAAATGCTCCACGT GGACTTGGTTCTCCAGTTTTCGACAAACTTGAAGCTGAGTTGGCTAAAGCTGCTCTATCATTACCTGCAACCAAGGGTTTTGAGTTTGGGAGTGGATTTGCAG GTACCTTTATGACCGGGAGTGAACACAATGATGAGTTTTACATGGATGACCATGGGAGGATCAGGACAAAAACAAATCGTTCTGGTGGTATACAG GGAGGAATATCAAACGGTGAACTTATTCACATGAGAATAGCATTTAAGCCGACTTCTACTATTGGG AAAAAACAACATACTGTTACAAGAGGTAAAGAGGAAACAGAGCTTATTGCCCGAGGGCGTCACGATCCTTGTGTTGTCCCACGAg CTGTACCAATGGTGGAAGCAATGGTGGCGCTGGTACTTGTCGATCAGCTGATGGCACAGTATGCACAGTGTGAGTTGTTTCCAATTAATCCCGCCCTGCAAGAACCTATGGAGTTGCTGAAGCTTGACAAAGCCAGCGTTTGA
- the LOC130828259 gene encoding uncharacterized protein LOC130828259 encodes MNKKKVFQLAKGFRGRAKNCIRIARERVEKALQYSYRDRRTKKRDMRSLWIERINAGARQHGVNYGNFMHGLMKENIQLNRKVLSELAMHEPYSFKALVDVSRNAFPGNKIEPKKVGLAVVL; translated from the exons atgaacaagaagaaGGTATTTCAATTAGCAAAGGGTTTTAGAGGTAGGGCAAAGAATTGTATAAGGATAGCAAGAGAGAGAGTGGAGAAAGCGCTTCAATATTCCTACAGAGATCGTCGCACCAAGAAGCGTGATATGCGTTCTCTTTGGATTGAACGCATCAATGCCGGTGCTCGCCAACATGGG GTAAATTACGGTAACTTCATGCATGGGCTGATGAAGGAGAATATTCAATTAAACAGGAAGGTACTGTCAGAACTGGCCATGCATGAGCCATATAGTTTCAAGGCTTTGGTGGATGTATCACGGAATGCTTTTCCAGGCAACAAAATTGAACCGAAAAAGGTAGGCCTTGCCGTTGTTCTGTGA